The Enterococcus wangshanyuanii genome has a window encoding:
- a CDS encoding type III secretion system protein PrgH, translating into MNIPESTLNQLFQSLGEYNPTTNEVMGKIAKVLIPLGLAILGILFMVEMTSVTKKFKMEDGGLGVEVLTDLAMKYIIAFVLIMSSGYIVDGIVWFGIQAAKWINSVVTITGTSDAIPQMGKVSWWAKPLVLLFQVFAYIALFLSSFITNILIFLRGIQLYIVKAMAPILIAFFVNDELRSIAVGYIKQIMALVLQGALLVLIVGLIPILMANDYLSFASFEGGVWDNAGALMINIMIYVVLIFKYVAIIIILIGSQGMAKRFMGAM; encoded by the coding sequence ATGAATATTCCAGAATCCACCCTCAATCAGCTGTTTCAAAGTTTAGGAGAATATAATCCAACGACAAATGAAGTGATGGGAAAGATAGCGAAAGTCTTGATTCCTTTGGGACTGGCGATTTTAGGCATTCTTTTCATGGTGGAAATGACCAGTGTAACAAAGAAATTTAAAATGGAAGACGGAGGATTGGGTGTAGAAGTCCTTACAGACTTAGCAATGAAATATATCATTGCGTTTGTGCTGATCATGTCTTCGGGTTATATCGTAGACGGAATTGTATGGTTTGGGATTCAAGCAGCTAAGTGGATCAATTCAGTTGTGACTATTACAGGAACAAGTGATGCAATCCCTCAGATGGGAAAAGTATCCTGGTGGGCAAAACCACTTGTACTTTTATTTCAAGTGTTCGCCTATATTGCACTTTTTCTATCTTCGTTTATCACGAATATTCTCATTTTTTTACGAGGGATTCAACTGTATATTGTCAAAGCGATGGCACCTATCTTGATTGCTTTCTTCGTAAACGATGAGCTTCGCTCAATTGCTGTAGGGTATATCAAACAAATCATGGCGCTTGTTCTACAAGGTGCACTATTAGTCTTGATCGTTGGTTTAATTCCAATTTTAATGGCCAACGATTATTTGTCTTTTGCTTCATTTGAAGGTGGAGTTTGGGACAATGCAGGAGCATTAATGATCAATATCATGATTTATGTAGTGCTCATTTTTAAATATGTAGCGATTATAATCATTTTGATTGGCTCACAAGGAATGGCCAAACGATTTATGGGGGCGATGTAG
- a CDS encoding phage tail tip lysozyme, translating into MTKEEKPSWKENQKIAPRVKDGVSKNAFRNPREATKVSKKAFKQAKKDYKLSRKGYKGQLKKHKINVKKGSQAPSIDHIIAKKKFIEDKNGKKVAKRVYQKIKAKDTTRISVQLKSETKVSMKEETKQQSLKVLSEDDTLKEGVEAYRKLRRANQKIRVGFKIGKNTGKVALKTGKGAYGLGNRTFNFSRGRGFHRTPENLTTRKQLMYKLRNHRQRMKAAKAAKKAEKGLSLVRSVLTGKKSASKAAMILIKNPITWIVLLVVVVVFMMMGIAGGTQKPAIVQEDEDLTDSWVYMTKLDAEHTDDTNQFYSNIDDVMFYMNYRFEEYKLSDTGLLGKNFENYLSDLWEDLNGKSPDYELKTIKELETDNKSRYFLSGEDYEHYQEVKKELGYTTLDDPLAFPFETDSLIVSRRYGYEKKDGKESLFQGIELMTEVNKAFNSPLEGKVTTIPNETSLVIEKEKSVRLTIEGVKSSRFKGNEDVQVGTFLGNSPNETVTLQYEKYDLEKKAWFSVNPAFYFPNVTYTQTTLLGSSSFDPGADVESRARAVYDYLTKLGYKKEGIAAILGNFSVESGINPKRAEGDYLNPPVGASATSWDDPAWLAMGGTEIYGKFPNILHRGLGLGQWTDTADGSTRHTLLLDYAKSKKKKWYDLQLQLDFIFNGDSPAYRTIAANTAGNKVAATVPELTVYFLNNWEGNPGDKTSERIQAAQNWFNFLSSSGNEVNGSSSEVFQKYKDKMKPLPTDRETKQGQGWPGNAYALGNCTWYVYNRMAQLGKSIHPTMGNANQWIVNYILTPGASLVSTPRRGDAVIFTNGVAGSSSVYGHVAFVEYVNSDGTFVISEMNVSGEYSMSWRVLKKEAGEYFMRVK; encoded by the coding sequence ATGACGAAAGAAGAGAAGCCTTCTTGGAAAGAAAACCAAAAAATTGCGCCTAGAGTGAAGGATGGCGTTAGCAAAAATGCTTTCCGTAATCCACGAGAAGCAACGAAGGTATCTAAGAAAGCATTTAAACAGGCAAAAAAAGACTATAAACTTTCTAGAAAAGGGTATAAGGGTCAATTAAAAAAGCATAAGATCAACGTGAAAAAGGGCAGTCAAGCTCCTTCAATCGATCATATCATTGCAAAGAAAAAATTTATTGAAGACAAAAACGGTAAAAAAGTAGCCAAACGTGTCTATCAAAAAATAAAGGCTAAAGATACAACTAGAATTTCTGTACAACTTAAAAGTGAAACCAAAGTTTCTATGAAAGAAGAAACTAAGCAACAATCATTAAAGGTCTTGAGTGAAGATGATACTTTAAAAGAGGGCGTAGAAGCTTATCGAAAACTACGACGAGCCAATCAAAAAATTCGTGTTGGTTTCAAAATCGGTAAAAATACTGGAAAAGTAGCATTAAAAACAGGAAAAGGTGCTTATGGTTTAGGTAATCGCACGTTCAATTTTTCAAGAGGACGTGGATTCCACCGAACACCAGAGAATCTTACGACACGAAAACAATTGATGTACAAATTACGTAATCACCGTCAACGAATGAAAGCGGCTAAGGCCGCAAAAAAAGCTGAAAAAGGTCTTAGCTTAGTTCGTTCTGTCCTAACAGGCAAAAAATCGGCTTCAAAAGCAGCGATGATTCTTATTAAAAACCCAATTACCTGGATCGTCTTATTAGTTGTAGTTGTTGTTTTTATGATGATGGGTATTGCAGGAGGAACACAGAAACCTGCGATCGTTCAAGAAGATGAAGATTTAACAGACTCATGGGTTTATATGACGAAACTAGATGCAGAGCACACGGACGACACCAATCAATTCTACAGCAACATTGACGATGTCATGTTTTATATGAATTATCGTTTTGAAGAATATAAATTGTCGGACACTGGATTGTTGGGAAAAAACTTTGAGAACTATCTCAGTGATCTGTGGGAAGATTTGAATGGAAAATCTCCTGACTACGAGTTAAAGACCATAAAAGAACTTGAAACAGACAACAAGTCACGTTATTTTCTTTCAGGCGAAGACTATGAGCATTATCAGGAAGTAAAAAAGGAATTAGGCTATACTACATTGGATGATCCGTTAGCATTTCCCTTTGAAACAGATTCATTAATTGTTTCACGTAGATATGGGTACGAAAAGAAAGACGGAAAAGAAAGTTTGTTCCAGGGAATTGAGCTTATGACAGAAGTTAATAAAGCGTTCAATTCCCCACTTGAAGGAAAGGTAACAACTATTCCAAATGAAACAAGTTTAGTCATAGAAAAAGAAAAAAGTGTTCGTTTAACCATTGAAGGCGTTAAAAGTAGTCGATTCAAAGGGAACGAAGACGTGCAAGTCGGTACCTTTTTGGGAAATAGTCCAAATGAAACGGTCACCCTTCAGTATGAAAAATATGATTTAGAGAAAAAGGCTTGGTTTTCTGTTAACCCCGCTTTTTATTTTCCCAATGTGACCTATACGCAAACAACATTATTGGGTTCTTCGTCCTTTGATCCAGGAGCGGATGTAGAGAGTCGAGCACGAGCTGTCTATGACTACTTAACAAAATTAGGATACAAAAAAGAAGGAATTGCCGCTATCTTAGGGAACTTTTCCGTTGAAAGTGGAATCAATCCAAAACGAGCAGAAGGAGATTACTTAAACCCACCTGTAGGAGCGAGTGCTACTTCATGGGATGATCCTGCTTGGCTAGCAATGGGTGGAACGGAAATCTATGGTAAATTCCCTAATATTCTTCATAGAGGGTTAGGATTAGGCCAATGGACAGATACAGCTGACGGAAGTACACGTCATACATTGTTACTTGACTATGCAAAAAGTAAAAAGAAAAAATGGTATGATCTACAATTACAATTAGACTTTATCTTTAATGGTGATTCTCCTGCCTATCGAACAATAGCTGCTAATACAGCAGGAAACAAAGTTGCCGCAACCGTACCAGAATTAACAGTGTATTTCTTGAATAACTGGGAAGGAAATCCAGGAGATAAAACAAGTGAACGGATTCAAGCTGCTCAAAATTGGTTTAACTTCCTGTCTAGTTCAGGGAATGAAGTCAATGGATCAAGTAGCGAAGTCTTCCAAAAATACAAAGATAAAATGAAACCTTTACCTACGGATAGAGAAACGAAACAAGGACAAGGGTGGCCTGGTAATGCGTATGCACTCGGAAATTGTACATGGTACGTGTACAATCGAATGGCACAACTTGGTAAGTCGATTCACCCAACGATGGGAAATGCGAATCAATGGATAGTAAATTATATTCTAACGCCAGGTGCGAGTCTTGTTTCAACACCGAGACGAGGAGATGCCGTGATCTTTACGAATGGAGTGGCAGGTTCAAGTTCTGTATACGGGCATGTGGCATTTGTAGAATATGTTAACAGCGATGGAACGTTTGTAATCTCTGAAATGAATGTGAGTGGTGAATACTCCATGAGTTGGCGTGTATTGAAGAAAGAAGCAGGCGAATACTTTATGCGTGTGAAATAA
- a CDS encoding PrgI family protein — translation MAIGSQFYKDVSKIERKVWGISIRQLKAYVLLAGTALILGVEIFFLPDWAFLIFSLPTAIVLGYYPFFYC, via the coding sequence ATGGCAATTGGCTCACAATTTTATAAAGATGTGTCTAAAATTGAACGAAAGGTATGGGGGATCAGTATACGACAGCTGAAAGCCTATGTCTTATTAGCAGGTACTGCGCTCATATTAGGAGTAGAAATATTTTTTCTTCCTGATTGGGCGTTTTTAATTTTCTCTCTACCTACTGCGATCGTTTTAGGGTATTATCCGTTTTTCTATTGTTGA
- a CDS encoding type III secretion system protein PrgF — translation MDIVTKIVTIIGAIIGVLAAVGIMLGVKDVRSGMQTDDPRKTDKGIEAIIVGGAFALIATGVGAYVIAQLSSIKF, via the coding sequence ATGGATATCGTTACAAAAATTGTCACAATCATCGGAGCGATCATCGGTGTTTTAGCAGCTGTCGGCATTATGTTAGGAGTAAAGGATGTTCGTTCAGGAATGCAGACGGATGATCCAAGAAAAACAGATAAAGGGATTGAGGCAATTATTGTTGGTGGGGCATTTGCCTTGATTGCAACAGGCGTAGGTGCATACGTAATTGCTCAGCTTAGTTCAATCAAATTCTAA
- a CDS encoding DUF3801 domain-containing protein, whose protein sequence is MEQREIVHRYYIMGTNTLDKTLQVLSHLSMDGLVKIKDSRFPMNGETNLYKLMSRSDPLTSAFLNEKVNLTKLKEHLEEQGLPFAFKETPEGTNLYFRVKDKELAKKALERVITDIKKDPKKILKKPGAMTFEEKIAYAKSQTAYKGSIKPTVEKTKGRGI, encoded by the coding sequence ATGGAACAACGAGAAATCGTCCACCGATATTACATAATGGGGACTAACACGTTGGACAAGACACTTCAGGTGCTGTCTCACTTATCAATGGATGGCCTAGTAAAAATAAAGGATAGTCGTTTCCCTATGAATGGTGAAACGAATTTGTATAAACTCATGAGCCGAAGTGATCCTTTAACTTCGGCTTTTTTAAATGAAAAAGTCAATTTAACTAAATTGAAAGAACACTTGGAAGAACAGGGGCTTCCCTTTGCCTTCAAAGAGACACCAGAAGGTACGAATTTATACTTTCGAGTGAAAGATAAAGAGTTAGCAAAAAAAGCCTTAGAGCGTGTGATAACAGATATTAAGAAAGACCCAAAAAAGATTTTAAAGAAACCAGGCGCTATGACATTTGAAGAAAAAATTGCTTATGCTAAATCTCAAACAGCTTACAAAGGCTCAATTAAGCCTACAGTGGAAAAAACGAAAGGACGTGGTATTTAG
- a CDS encoding VirB4-like conjugal transfer ATPase, CD1110 family — MNLLKKKPSKKQMRSKQTEKQMKQRVMEKANPTAQDSIKYTLQFEEGLMHVVEGEYSKTYRLGEVDYEVSMEQEQEDIVVGYADGLNTLDKNSRYQLLVLNKRIDDSLLESILLPYAADPLDNYRQEMNEIIDKQFQQDQRNFTIEKYATFTTKSSSRKQANKNIETIAKNFKNRFEANEVDLSVTPLSGVERLSVMSGLLRPGSYFSTTYQDIAVSGLNSKAFIVPGKIRFVKDKKYMRLGEYYAAVLYIRQYPKYLEDRLIRELCAIGTELAISIHATPYDMIQAKKNIQTMQTLNNVAISKQQKDNFQQGVGEDMIAGDLKDTKESTEALMEEIKENGQKMFSGIFTTFLIAKTEAELEESIKAVEDVGHTWQVDFEVVEDYKEEALNTILPIGKPYLDVEMNYMRDMTSTNVASQVPFTNVELQSPTGQYYGRNQITNNVITLDRKKDLPTPSGLIFGTSGSGKGMATKWEMISALLRYPKDLFRIVDPESEYIPIARAFGAEILDISTGTQHHLNILDMVDSRLLDVEDRNVDLVKEKANLLSGLFESLLKSYTDEDASIVDRVTRKTYAAFEGSQEPPTLVEWFNILLEQPEPEAKTLATKVEPYCIGSQDIFAHKTNIDLNAKFVVFNIKKLDEKMKPFAMKVILDQIWKQVVANQGKVTTRLYFDELQVNFEEESSASWFLNLWVRIRKYGAVTTGITQNISTMLDSPAGMKMLSNSEFMILLRQKPVDLQRLKEAVNLKPKLLKYVGEKVPQGTGLIYANGTIVPFENPIPENTELFEIMNTDA, encoded by the coding sequence ATGAATTTACTCAAAAAGAAACCATCAAAGAAACAGATGAGATCTAAACAAACAGAAAAGCAAATGAAACAACGTGTGATGGAAAAAGCTAATCCAACAGCGCAAGACAGTATTAAGTATACACTTCAGTTTGAAGAGGGCTTAATGCACGTTGTAGAAGGCGAATATTCCAAAACCTATCGATTGGGTGAAGTTGATTATGAAGTCTCGATGGAACAGGAACAGGAAGATATCGTGGTTGGCTATGCAGATGGGCTGAATACCTTAGATAAAAATTCAAGATATCAACTATTGGTACTTAATAAACGAATCGACGACTCTTTATTAGAGTCTATTCTATTACCTTATGCGGCAGATCCGTTGGACAATTATCGCCAAGAAATGAATGAGATCATTGATAAACAGTTCCAACAAGATCAACGAAATTTTACGATTGAAAAATATGCCACGTTTACAACCAAGAGTTCGTCTAGAAAACAGGCGAATAAAAATATTGAAACAATCGCAAAAAACTTTAAAAATCGTTTTGAAGCAAATGAAGTAGACCTGTCTGTGACTCCTCTAAGTGGTGTAGAACGGCTGTCAGTAATGAGTGGTCTCTTACGACCAGGTTCTTATTTTAGTACAACATATCAAGACATTGCGGTATCAGGATTGAATAGTAAAGCATTTATCGTTCCTGGGAAAATTCGTTTTGTGAAAGACAAAAAGTATATGCGCTTAGGCGAATATTATGCTGCTGTGCTATATATTCGCCAATACCCGAAATACTTAGAAGATCGTTTGATACGAGAATTATGTGCAATAGGAACAGAACTTGCTATCAGTATCCATGCCACGCCTTATGACATGATCCAAGCAAAGAAAAATATTCAAACCATGCAGACGTTAAATAATGTTGCGATTAGTAAGCAGCAAAAAGATAATTTTCAGCAAGGTGTTGGGGAAGATATGATTGCAGGTGACTTGAAGGACACTAAAGAATCAACGGAAGCCTTAATGGAAGAAATCAAAGAAAACGGACAAAAAATGTTTTCAGGAATTTTCACCACTTTTTTGATTGCGAAAACAGAAGCTGAGTTAGAAGAGTCCATTAAAGCAGTTGAGGATGTGGGTCATACATGGCAAGTAGATTTTGAGGTAGTAGAAGACTACAAAGAGGAAGCATTGAATACGATCTTACCGATCGGTAAACCGTATTTGGATGTAGAAATGAATTATATGCGTGATATGACGAGCACGAATGTGGCTTCACAGGTACCATTTACCAATGTTGAGCTACAAAGTCCAACTGGCCAATATTATGGGCGAAACCAAATAACGAATAATGTCATTACCTTAGATCGTAAAAAAGATTTGCCAACCCCTAGTGGATTGATATTTGGTACTTCTGGTTCAGGAAAAGGAATGGCTACTAAGTGGGAAATGATCAGTGCTTTACTTCGCTATCCAAAAGATTTATTCCGTATTGTTGATCCCGAAAGTGAGTATATACCGATTGCTCGAGCTTTTGGTGCTGAAATCTTAGATATTTCAACAGGGACACAACACCATTTAAACATTTTAGATATGGTTGACAGTCGTTTATTGGATGTAGAAGATCGAAATGTCGATTTAGTTAAAGAAAAGGCCAATTTACTATCTGGCCTATTTGAATCCTTATTAAAGTCCTATACAGATGAAGATGCCTCGATCGTTGACCGTGTGACAAGAAAAACGTATGCAGCATTTGAAGGGAGTCAAGAACCGCCTACCCTAGTAGAGTGGTTTAATATTTTGCTAGAGCAACCAGAACCAGAAGCGAAAACATTAGCTACAAAAGTAGAACCTTACTGTATTGGCTCGCAAGATATTTTTGCACATAAAACAAATATTGATTTAAATGCCAAGTTTGTTGTGTTCAATATCAAGAAACTAGATGAAAAAATGAAGCCTTTTGCGATGAAAGTCATTTTAGATCAGATCTGGAAGCAAGTCGTAGCAAATCAAGGGAAAGTTACTACTCGTCTATATTTTGATGAATTACAAGTGAATTTTGAAGAAGAAAGTTCCGCTAGTTGGTTCTTAAATTTATGGGTACGTATCCGAAAATATGGGGCGGTTACAACAGGAATCACTCAAAATATCTCAACAATGTTGGATAGTCCAGCTGGTATGAAAATGCTATCTAATAGTGAATTTATGATTCTGTTACGCCAAAAACCTGTAGATTTACAAAGACTGAAAGAAGCGGTCAATTTGAAACCTAAATTATTGAAGTATGTAGGCGAAAAAGTACCACAAGGAACAGGTTTGATCTATGCCAATGGAACGATCGTTCCATTTGAAAATCCTATTCCAGAGAATACAGAACTCTTTGAAATAATGAACACAGATGCTTAG
- a CDS encoding type III secretion system protein PrgM → MSRIEELEKKQKRLENDLKKAKERLKKQQETVTKKENELKQLEAEVVSTFLVENDLTLTDLKSLLAPNQSTPPALEETPKDNEGGTEHV, encoded by the coding sequence ATGAGTAGAATTGAAGAGTTAGAAAAAAAGCAAAAACGGTTAGAAAATGACCTGAAAAAAGCAAAAGAACGATTGAAGAAGCAACAAGAAACCGTCACTAAAAAAGAAAATGAGCTGAAGCAACTGGAAGCAGAAGTTGTTTCAACGTTTTTAGTTGAAAATGATTTGACTTTAACAGATTTAAAGTCATTATTAGCACCTAATCAATCAACGCCCCCTGCGTTAGAAGAAACCCCAAAGGATAATGAAGGAGGAACTGAACATGTTTAA
- a CDS encoding type III secretion system protein PrgE codes for MKYQRPTERRNGFKQFTVGTHAATITKVQNKQAKSGSDMFILFLEGKNEEQGRFFLTFGNDFTQDNMNFLLASIEDNGVEIPDLTFGYNPDTLKFLTRKDVYIRVEEGSYQGQPQVQIKEFLTLEEFENSEEESGFDGFGQEDNFHSSEWQ; via the coding sequence ATGAAATATCAAAGACCAACAGAGCGTAGAAACGGATTTAAACAGTTTACAGTAGGAACGCATGCAGCAACGATTACAAAAGTACAGAACAAACAAGCAAAAAGCGGAAGCGATATGTTTATTCTATTTCTTGAAGGGAAAAATGAAGAACAGGGTCGTTTCTTTTTAACGTTCGGAAATGATTTCACACAAGACAATATGAATTTTCTTCTTGCGAGCATTGAAGACAACGGTGTTGAGATTCCAGATTTGACCTTTGGATATAATCCAGATACGTTGAAATTTCTCACAAGAAAAGACGTTTACATTCGAGTAGAAGAAGGGTCATATCAGGGACAGCCACAAGTACAAATAAAAGAATTTTTAACACTAGAAGAGTTTGAAAACAGCGAAGAAGAATCAGGATTTGACGGATTTGGACAAGAGGATAATTTTCACTCTTCAGAATGGCAATAA